A segment of the Streptomyces sp. NBC_00376 genome:
CCGCACTCCCGGGCCGGGTCCTCGTCCTCAGTACCGCCCTCATCGCGAGGAAGGCCAGCAGCCCGAACGGCGACAGCAGAATCGTCAGCACCAGCAGCGGCCCCATCACCAGCGGCGAGATTCCCAGCCGCCGCCCCTCCAGGTACATCCACTGGCCCAGCAGCAGATCCCAGGCGATCACCTGTGCCCAGATCGCCCCGGCCCCGTTCGCCAGCGCCATCAGATCGCGGAAGGTGTCGATGTCGGGGCTGCGCACCGCGTCCCAGAGCTCGGGAAAGACGGGCACGGCCATGATCAGGTAGAGCGCCAGCACCGGCAGGACGGTGAGCGGCGAGGCGGCGACGCGCGCC
Coding sequences within it:
- a CDS encoding ABA4-like family protein, with amino-acid sequence MTGALFEISFFLAAPFWLLMILAPNWRPTARVAASPLTVLPVLALYLIMAVPVFPELWDAVRSPDIDTFRDLMALANGAGAIWAQVIAWDLLLGQWMYLEGRRLGISPLVMGPLLVLTILLSPFGLLAFLAMRAVLRTRTRPGSAVPDRVGGTTLP